CAGGAGACCTTTGCATAACCCTCGCCACAGCGCAGATGTCCCCTCTCCCTCGACGGGAGAGGGCTAGAGCCTGCCCCGTACTCGATACGGGGGTGAGGGTGAATCTCCTGAATTCTCTCCATAGCATACCGATGTTTGCTCGGCTACATCTTGACACTGCACCAGCGCAAGGGGCCACTGCAACATAAAGATCCCCTCACCCCGACCCTCTCCCCGAGGAGAGGGAGGTTTTCTCGCCGACAGGTAAGTTACGCAAAGGTCCCCCCAGGGAGAGGGAGTCACTTTGCGCTTGCGGGTCGGTCGTACGCCAATCCCGCCGGTCATATGACAAAGCCTCTATTGAGCGTTTCGCCAGGCTTCCGACCCCGGCAGGAGAAGATGCGTGCCGTTTCGTTCATTGTTTTCGGCCTACCATGAAGCGGGTGAGCAAGCCGAATTGGGGCGGCGCGATTGCGAATGTCTCGCGTAGTGCCGGCGGCGCAGCGGCGAAGCGCGCACGCAACTCTTCAACAGCCTCCGGCGGTGTTTGCTGGCGGGCAACCCAATCGTCAAATTCCAGCATCTTCAGCCAGGTGTGCGTCACCGCAAAGTTGAGGCCCGCAGCGTGAAAGAAACCCCGCCACTCACCTTGGCTCCACTCGCGCACGTGCGAAGGGTCGCGCAGCACCTCCACAGCATTAATCCAGCGGTCCGCGATGGAATCGTCTGGTGACGTATTGTCCACCACCAAGAAGCGGCCTCCAGCGGTCAGGACACGCGACACTTCCTGCACCACGCGGGCGGGCTGTTGGAAGTGGTGCCCGGTGTAACGGCAAACGACGAGGGAAAAGCTCTCATCGGGAAACGGCAGGTGCTCAGCATTGCCGACGCTGGCTGCAAAATGAGCAATGCCGCGCTCGTAGGCGTTGCGGCAGGCGGTCAAGACCATCTGGGGCGTGATGTCAAAGCCGATGATCTGTCCCGCTGCGCGGGACAGAGCAAAGGCGGCGTGGCCCGCGCCGGTGCCGACATCCAGTGCGCGGGCATGTTGGCCGGGGCCGGCCTGCTCCACGAGCCAGTCCAGGTCCTCGCCCTCCGCGAAGGCCGCGCTTTGGCTATACGCTTCTGCCGCGCGGCCGAACTGTTTCTGAACTTGCTGATACATCGTCTCAGATAACCGTATCGCTCCATCAGGCCGGCAGACGAGATGAATCACTTACTCTAAGGAGAACTTCGCCCATCCCATGCTGTCTGCCCGCAAGACTCATTCTGCCTGGGAGACCATCGCGCAGCCCAATTCTGCAGGCGGCAAGACTCCCTCTCCCCAGGAAGACCCTATACACCCACCTAGCAGGCCGAAAGACTCCCTCTCACCAGAAAGCCCCTGTGCGCCCCTGCCCTGCAGGCCGCAAGACCCCCTTTCCCTGGGGAGAGGGCCGGTGTGAGGGGAATTCTACACCGTTACCGTCTATTGCCGCACGCTCGTCAGGACCGAAAATACATCCTTGGGACCAAGCCGTCTCATCCGCAGTCCCAAATCATCCGGCCTCCGCTTAATCGCCGCACTCCGCGCGGTTGCACAGCAACGACACAACTGGGCACTCACGGCGGCTGTAACGTTACATCCTCAATGGGTCAAGCAGTCTCGATTCAGCAACTCCACGCCTCCGCCTCTCCGCATGGTAAAGGATGCGCCGCACTCAGGGCAACGGGAACATGACACTGGTTTAGTGCTATGCTAGAATCGTGGTTCGGGTGAAGAAGATGACACGTCCTTTGACGAATGGATATATAAGTTTCTTTGTGTACGAAGCTCGTGGCAAGAAGGAGTTGCTCTTGATGCGGTGGGGTTTGCGCGTTCCCTTGGCGCTCGTCGCGCTTGTGCTTTCGTTGATACTTATCAGCGCATGTGGTGGCGGAGAGAAAGCAGCCTGGAGTTGGGATGAAGACCCAACGCCCGAGACAGTCGCCTCCACAGATTCCTCTACCAACAAGAAAGATGATGCATGCGAACCGATGCCGGATTGTATCGAGGTTACCGTGGACCTCAGTAAGGGCAGGGCCGAGGACGGGATGGAGTTATTCGAGACAAAGGGATGCGTCGCCTGTCATCAGGTTGAAGAAGGCGGCCCCGGCGGCACAATTGGCCCCTTACTTGCCGGCATCGGCGATCCCGCGGCGCGCCCGCAACTGGCGGCGGGTGATGAAGGTGCGGCAGGCATTCCCAACACGCCGGAGAACATCTGGCGCTGGGTGCAGTTCCCGCAAAAGATCAAGCCGGGAACGGAAATGGCGCCGCAACCCCTTGATGAGCAAGAGGCCGCTGACCTGGTGGCGTATCTGCAGACGCTGAAGTAGTGCCTCCGGCGAACCGCAATTGGCCGCAGAGTTCGTGCGGCTCTTTCAGGGACCCGTAGTCGATGCGCAGGCTTGTCCAAATCGCTGCGGGCCTATCTCTCGTCACTCTGTTGCTTGCTGCACTTACCGGCTGTCTTCCTTGGGATTCTCAGGAGCAGTCGCCTGCTCAAACCATCGCGAATGGCGGTTCCCGCGCTTCCGCCAAGCCGCTGCCGACCGTTCCGCCGGGAATTCTGGACAAAGGCAGCGCATCACAGGGCCAAGCGCTCTTCGCAAGCAAGGGGTGTACTGCTTGCCACAAGATCGGCGGTGAAGGCGGCAGCGCCGGTCCCGCCTTGGACGGCATCGGCGACAGGACGAAGCGGCCAACGCTGGCAGGCAATCTTAAAAATACGCCGGGGAACTTGTGGCTCTGGATTACGGATCCGCGAGCAGTCAAGCGTGATACCCTCATGGCGTCGCAGCCGCTCACCGCCCAAGAAGCCGCCGACCTCGTAGCATACCTGGAGACTTTGAAATAGGGGACAGTACGGGCGGGAGGACTCCCTCCCCCTGGGAAGAGAACAGGCGAATGATCCCACTCTCCCTGAGGAGACTTTTGCATAACCCTTGCTGGGGCGGGAAAGTCCCCTCTCCCGGCGGGAGAGGGTTAGGGTGAGGGGGAGATTCCCGCAATCCGGGAGCTTCTTTTGCCGCTATTGCACTCTGGCGTATCGGTCTTGCTGGTATTGAGGACGGGTTAAGCAGAAATGCCCCTCACCCCGGCCCTCTCCCCAGGGAAAGTGAGTAGTTCTTGCGCATCCGGCCGGGGTTGCGCAAAGGCCTCCTTAGACAACATGACCTGCCTTTCCACTCTTCGTCAAACTCAGGACAGGCAAGCTCTGAGAGTCCGCATGCTCGTGCAGACTGCACCTTTGAAACACCCTAGAGCCGAATTGAGTTGAACGCAGGGATGGCAAGGTACCGGCCATCCCTGTTGTGCATTAAGATGGTGTCGTGCCTGCACGAGAGATCGGGATCACCGTGGTTGTTAAATGCTTCGCCAAGATCAACCTGACCCTGGAGATACTGGGGAAACGCGCCGACGGCTTCCATGAGGTCCGCTCGGTTATGCAGACCGTCGGGCTGGCCGACCGGCTGGAGGTCGCGGCGGCAGACGAACTATCCTTCACATGTTCAGACCCCGTGCTGGCAAAGCCGGAAAATCTCGTGTATCGCGCCGCGCGGCTGCTACAGACAGAATTCTCCGTGCGGGCGGGCGCCGCGCTCCGTCTGGAGAAACGCATACCGGTCGCGGCCGGCTTGGGCGGCGGCAGCAGCGATGCGGCGGGAGCTATCATTGCCCTTAACCGGCTGTGGAATCTTCAACTATCCCTAACGGAGATGCAGGCACTGGCTGCCGGATTAGGATCGGACGTGCCGTTCTTTCTCACCGGCGGCACGGCGCTTGCCACCGGTCGCGGTGAACGCATCACACCACTGCCGCCACTGCCGCCGCACTGGGTGGTGCTCGTACCCCTGCCAATCACGCTCAGCACGGCGTCTGTATACGATTCCGTAAATCCGTTCGATTACACCGCAGGTGTCGCGACCGCAGATATCGTCGCCGCTGCCCAACACGGCGCGCTCTCATCGCAGACCCGCTGGCACAACGCGCTTGAGCGCCCCGCCCGCGCGCTCGCGCCCGCCCTCGCGGCAGCACAGGCTGCACTGCTTGACGCTGGCGCGCCACACGCCCACGTCTCCGGCAGCGGCCCGACGGTGTTCACAGTCTGCCGAGACGAAGCTGCGGCCCGCAGGCTTGCCGACCGCCTCCGGGCGCAGGGGTGCACCGCGGCAATCGTCCCCTTCGTGCAGTCCGGCTGGACGTGGGGCGGCGCAGTCGCGTAACACCAGGAGCCAGCTGGAAAAGATTCCGCCCGTTGCTCGCGGCTTATGGTACATTTGTCAGAAGTAATTCAAGGGGGCGGAGCGATGAATGTCATCTGGATTGTTGCCGACACCTTCCGCAGAGACCACATCGGCGCCTACGGCAATCCCAGGATTCACACGCCTTCCCTCGATGCATTGGCCGCCAGGTCAGTCAGGTTCGACAGCCACTATGCCGCCGGCTTTCCCACTATGCCCACGCGGGCAGACCACCATACGGGACGCTGGACGATGTCCTTCATGGGGTGGGAACCCCTGCCTGCAGGCGTGAACACCATCGCGGAGATGCTGGCGGGGCACGGGTATCATACGGCGGCATCGGTGGACACGCCGTACTACCTGCGGGACGGCATGAACTACGACCGGGGCTTTCAGTCCTTTTTCATGCATAGGGGCCAAGATACAATGTGGTCCCTCATACCCCAGCCCGGCTACCACAATGAGGCTCTTGACGTCCGTGAGGCCTGGCGTCACGAAGCGGACCGGAATGCCCCACGCACGTTCATGACCGCTATGCAGTGGCTGGAACAGCACTATAAAGAGGACTTCTTCCTTTACATCGACACCTGGGACCCGCATGAACCGTGGGATGCGCCGGCTTACTATACGGAGCTCTATTGGCCCGGCTACGACGGCGAACTGGTGCTGCCACTGTATGGAAACTGGCATGACGCGCCGGGCTACGATGAAGGGCAGGTCCGCAAAGGTCACGCCACCTATTGTGGTGAAGTCACCATGGTCGACACGTGGCTGGGCTTCTTGTTGCGGTTCGTCGAGAATATGGGCCTGACAGACACAACCGCCATAATCTTCACGACAGACCATGGCTTCTGCTTTGGGGAGCATGGCGGCCTGTTCGGCAAGATGAGTGGTGACAAGCGCCCGGACGGGAGCCTGCGGCCTTACGGCGAGCCGGGATCAATGTGGACTCACTCCCCTCTCTATGAGGAGCTTGTCCACTTGCCGCTCCTGGTTTCCGTCCCGGGTATAGCGCCGGGCCCATACACCGGCCTCAGTTCCGCCATTGACGTCATGCCGACCGTCCTTGAACTGCTGGGCGTGGAGATTCCGGCCTCCGTACAAGGCAGGTCCCTGGCTCCCCAAATGCGAGATACCGCGCTACCGGGACGAGAGTACGTCGTCAGCAGCATTCCCTTTGCCAACCCCGGGGACCCAGTCCACTCAGTGGACAGCCTCCTCCGCACGCTTTCCGCTTATCCCGTAACCACCATCACGGCAGGGGAGTGGAGCTTGCTCTATAGCCCGGCAGCCGGACTATCGGAACTTTACAACCTGAACTCCGATCCACATCAGCATTCAAACCTTATCGGCTCGCACCGGAACGAAGCCAAAGAACTCCATCGTTTTCTGGTTGAGTTTATGGGCGAGACCAACGTGCCGGATCGCTTACTGCAGCCGCGGCTGGAACTGCGTGTCTAGACGCACTGGGTTCCGTTCCCGCGCATGCCCATTCTCAACAGGGAGAGTCCGAAGAAAAGCAACGTGTTCCCTGCCAGGCTACCGATTCCGGGGCAAGCGCCGCCCGCTACTTGCGCCGCTCGACAAGGCCGTCCAACTCGACGGCTACGCTCGTACATACCCATCGCAATCTCATGACTACTCGTACATACCCATCGCAATCTCATGACTAGAAGATACGATCACATAATCGTTGGCGCGGGTTCGGCCGGCGCGGTCTTGGCGGCCCGCCTGACCGAAGACCCCCACCGGTCGGTGCTGCTGCTCGAGGCCGGGGCGGACTTTCCCTCGGAGGCGCGGGTGCCGCACCCGCTAAAGTACGTCTACGGCGTTGACACAAGCCTCTGGGAGACCGAACACATATGGAAGTTTCGTGCCCGGGCGACGGATGAAGCCGAGATAGATGTACCGCGCGGCAAGGTCACCGGCGGTTCCAGCGCCGTCAACGACGCGCAGTTCTTGCGGGCGATGCCGGAAGACTTCGAGCGGTGGGCGTCGTGGGGGAATTCCGAATGGGAGTTCGCGAAAGTCTTACCCTATCTAAAGAAACTGGAAGCAGACGCGGACTTTCAAAGCGAGCTTCACGGCGCGGACGGTCCCATGTACTTCCACCGGTTTCAGCCCGGCGAATGGGGACCCCAGCAGCACGCGTTCTATGAGGCCTGCCGTGACGCCGGGTTTCCCGACTGTCCCGACCACAATTTGCCCCATGCCACAGGCGTAGGACCGCTGGCGTTCAACATTGCGGGCCGCACGCGCGTGAGCACGGCCTTCGCCTACCTCAATCCTGCCCGCGTTCGTCCAGGGCTGACTATTCGACCCCGCTGCCTCGTCCACCGCATCATCTTTCAGGGCAACCGCGCAGTAGGCGTGCGCGCTATCAGCGGGAACGAAACGTTCGACGTCTATGGCGACGAGGTCATTCTCTGCGCCGGGGCGATCGGCTCGCCCCACATCCTGGCGCTATCGGGAATCGGACCGGCGGCGCAGTCGCGGCAGTTTGGCATACCCGTCGTGCACGACCTTCCCGGCGTCGGCCGCAATCTTCGCGACCACCCGGACGTGCCCATGGCCTGGCGTACGCGAGCAGGATTTCGCCTGTTTACCTCTCAGGTGGCGACGGGCATGGTCACGCTGCGCTATACGGCCTCCGGCTCCCCCTACACGAATGACCTGGTAATCTACATGGGCAACTACGCGGCGGAACGGCCCATGCGGGGTGCGGACCATCTGATTCCGATAGGAATCGGCGTGAGCCAGTGCCTCTATTTGGCCCTGAGCCAGGGCGAACTCCGCCTCCAATCCGATGACCCGCGGCAGCAGCCGTATCTCGACTTCAACCTGCTGGACGACTCGTTCGATCGCTCGCGGCTGTGCGAGAGCATCCGGACCTGCGCCGGGTTGTTCCAACATGCAGCCTTCGCAGACATGGTGGCTGAACGGGTCGCGCCCGCGAACAATGTCCTTGACGATGACGCTGCCCTGGACGCCTGGATGAAACGCGAGGTGGTCACGGCCCATCACGTCTCAAGTACCTGCAAAATGGGGCCCGCCACCGATCCACTGGCCGTGGCGGACCAATACGGCAAGGTGCACGGCGTCGCGGGCCTCCGCATCTGCGACGCATCCATCATGCCCGACACCGTGCGGGCGAACCTCAACCACACGGTTATCGCGATTGCGGAAAAAATGGCAGACTTTATCAAGGAACGCTGACCGCGCGTCGGGTTACTGCTGCCGCCGAGTGCCAAGGCCCGACTACAGAACGACGATGTAAATCGTGAGGGACTATGTTCGCTGCTCGCACGCTGCAAGTTGCCACAATCGTGCTCTTTACAGGGCTCTGTTTCCTCTTTACTACCGAAGTTACTGAGGCTTGCTCGTGCGGGGAGACGCCCTCTCCCACCGAGGCGTTGGCGCAGAGCGCAAAAGTGTTCTCCGGTAAAGTCGTGCACGTCAGCGGGGGCGACGGCACGCTGCGCGAGCCGGCGCTGCTCAGCGGCTACGTTACGGTAGAGTTCGAAGTGTTCACCGTCTGGAAAGGCCACGGCTATGCCACCATGTTTATCGAAACGGCATGGTGGAGCGGCAGTTGCGGTGTCGAGTTCTACGTGGGACAGGAATGGCTGGTCTACTCCTACGACGGCGAGACCGCGGTCCCTTGCAGCCGCACGCGCCACTTGTCGCTTGCGCAGTCGGACATTGACGCGCTGGGTGAAGGCCAAGTGCCTGCCGCGGGAACCAGCGAGCCCTATCGACAGTCCGGTCTTCAGATTGAGCGGACGCGCACAACACCTGCCGGGGCCGATGCAGCCACGTCCGCTGAAAGTCCTTTGCAGGAATTTATTCCGGCGTGGCTGGGCTTTGCGGTGCTCTTAGTTGTGGTGGTGGCAGTGCTGGGTTGGGTGCTGCGGGGAACCAGCCAGAAGGGCTAGGGCTGTCCTTGCGCTAGGCAGACCCGTGCGGCTCAGGCCGCAGTCTCGGCAACAGCTCGGCAATGGGCCGAGCCGCCAGCCCGCAGTATTCGCCAGCAGTTGTCCCGCGCGACTATTGCAGACGGAACAGCGCCTTGTCGTTATGGAATGACCGCTCGCCTACGCCCTGAACGGCTTGCCGGTGCGGCGGAGCTCTTTCGTCACCGCGATCTGGCAGGTAACGTAGGCGCTCTCGGTGGGCCGGCCGCGGTGATTCATATCGCCGGCGGAGTAACCGGGACGGGCGTCGCCGATGGTGCCGACGATGAGGTTCGCGTGTTCGGTGGTCGTATCGTAGCGGTCGGCGATGAGACCCACCATGTCCGCCCACGCCGCGCGCACGGCATCCGTCCACGTCCGGCCCTGACCGGCGGTGAGGTACTCTTCCGCACTCTCTACGATGTTGGTCGTCTCCACCACGGGGCTGGACGTCGAGAATCCCGGCGAGCGGTCGACTCGTATCGTCACCGTCGTGTCGATCTCTACACCGGTGCCGGTGAGTTCGCCGTCGGACATGCGCGCGTGGGCGTCGGCGAGGGTCAATAGGCCGCCGGCTTTCTGCGCGCGAATGTGCACGGTGCTGCCGGGGCGCGTTGAGTTGAAGTCCATGTTGCCGCCGTGGTCGATCTCATACGGGTCCACGGATTCCAACATGACCACGCCGACCATGGGGCGCTCCGGCACCACAAAGTCCGGTGGAAAATGTACGAGACCGTCGCGCACCGGAGCGATGAGGCGCACGCTGCCCCAATTTGGGCCGCCGTTGCGGTAGAAGCCGTAGGGGCCGCACTCCATATCCAGAATTTCGATAGATACCCAGTCACCGGGTTCGATGCCCTCGATGTAGAACGGCCCGCCCGGCCGCGAGTAGCGCGGCGTGCCGACTTCCATGACGGCGCCGGGCTTGAGTTCGCCCTTGATCTTCAGGTCCTGGTCGTGGCCGCCGACCGTTTCGATGACCACCGTCTCACCCAATCGCAGGGTGCCTCTAAGCTCATCACGCTCAGGATCGTGGGGTCCGTCGTAGTAGGGTGTACGGGTGAAGCGCCGCATGAGAATCCTCCCGCTTGCGGTATTGCTCGGCCGCATCGTGTCGTGTTCCCGGTGAGGAAAGCCGGCCGGACTTTCTCCTCTTAACCTAAATCCTATGCCGAAATAAAGTCTAGGGCTAGCCCTCTCGCGCTAACTCATAGGTGTAGTCAAGCTTTCTCCTGGGGTACGCAACCGGCAGACCCGGCATGCAGTTGCATAGCGCTAGTTCGCTTGACATAGGCGGAAAATCCGCCCTATACTTACGGCAATCTGTCAGTGTTGCCAGTGGAGATAGACTAGTGGTTATATACCAAATGAAGCCCAAGCGGCTTCATTAGCGTTTCTTGGGCGTGTAGCTCAGCTGGTTAGAGCGCACGGTTCACATCCGTGAGGTCACAGGTTCGAGTCCTGTCACGCCCACCAAGAGAAGACATTCAGATTCTTAGCCTACTCATTCCGCCGAACAGTGTGGGATTTGACGCGAACACAATGATCGAAAACGCATCCGAGAAAACACAGCTTGCCGCTGCCAAAGAGGTGGGAGCGAAGCCTGTCCTGCTCTTAGGCGGCAACCCACAGATGGCTATGGCCGACGGCGACACACCTGTGCAGGCCTGCATGGCGGCCATGCCGGAGTGGCAGAGCGACGTTTGCAGCCGCCCCGGCACACTCATCGTGCGCACAGTGCCCAAGCTGCGCGAAGCCGTGCGGTGGATCGAAAGCTACGAGGGCAAGCTCACCGAAGAGCAGATGGCCGAGTGGGTCCGGCAGGCAGCGGCCCTGCCCGGCTTGGGATGGGTTCAATCAAACCAAAGGCTGAAATCCGAACTGTCCAAGGGGCCCTCTTAGGGGCTTATCCGATCCCTTCAAAGGAGAAGTGGAGCGAAAACGTGCGCGGCGGCACGCGGCTACGAATGACCGGCCCAGTTAGGAGTGAAATGGAGGAGACGCCCCTGTCGAACTGACTTCCCGCTTTGCCTAATGACTTCTGGTGACGTACGTGGGCCGCTCGAGCGGCCCACCACATTGGATAGTTCACGCGAGTTTTCCGCAGTATTGTACACGTATTTCCACGGCGGCAGTATGTGTCGAGTAGCACGGAGTGAGGTGTGAAGCATGGCTGCAGTAAACGTCAATGACAACGTCCGCTACGAACCCGATGAGAATCCTCCCCCGTTAGTAACTATAGGCTCCGGCATTCAGGCGGCAATACTGATCCTGGCGCCGGTGGTCTTGACCGTCGTCATTGTGTCGCGGATTGCCGGGCAGTCCGAAGGCTTCATGACGTGGGCCATATTTGCGGCGTTGCTCGTCAGCGGCTCCACAACCGTTCTTCAGGCTGTGCGGGTCGGGCGGTTTGGGTCCGGGCACGTGCTGATGATGGGTACGTCGGGGGCGTTCATTGCGGTCTGTGTGGCGGCGCTCAAGTTCGGCGGCCCGGAGACGATGGCAAGTCTGATTGTCATTTCGTCGCTCTTCCAGTTTCTGCTGGCGGCGCGCCTCTCATGGTTGCGCCGCATCTTCACGCCCATAGTCACCGGCACCGTGATCATGCTGATCGCGGCCACGGTGATGCCGATCATCTTTGATTCACTAAATGACGTCCCGGAAGGGTCGCCGCAAGCGGCGGCTCCTGTAGCGGCGCTGGTGACGATGGTCATTGTAACGGCCATGGTGGTGCGGTCGCCGCCGGCGTGGCGGCTATGGTCGCCCATTATCGCCATTGCCGCGGGGTGCCTCGTGTCGATTCCCTTCGGCATCTTCGACTTCCAACCTCTGATCGACGCGCCGTGGATCGGCATACCCTTTGACGGCTGGCCCGGCTTTAACGTCGCGCCCGGCGTCGAGTTCTGGGCGCTCTTGCCCGCCTTCATCGTGGTTACCCTGGTTGGCGCAATCGAGACTATTGGCGACGGTGTGGCGATCCAGCGGGTCTCCCGCCGCAATCCACGCGCGACGGACTTCCGTGTGGTGCAGGGCGCTTTGAATGCCGACGGCGTGGGCAATCTGCTTTCCGGTCTACTCGCGACGGTGCCTAATACCACCTACTCATCCAGCATCTCCCTCGCCGAGGTTACCGGCGTGGCCGCGCGGCGTATTGGTGTTGTGATCGGTGTCATCTTTGTTGCCTTGGCCTTTTTCCCTAAAGTTGCCGCCTTACTCATTGCTATTCCCGCGCCTGTGGCGGCTGCCTACATTACCGTGCTCGTTGTGCTGCTCTTCGTCCAGGGCATGCGCATCGTCATCAATGACGGTATGGACCACCGCAAAGCGATGGTTGTCGGCTTATCGTTTTGGATTGGCGCGGGCTTCCAGAGTGGATGGATTTTCGCCGACCTGTTGGGAGAAGGATTCTTAGGCGTGCTGCTGAGCAACGGCATGACCGCCGGCGCCATCGTGGCGATCATTGTGATGGTCTTCATCGAACTCACGCGCCCGCGGCGTCGACGCTTGCAAGTTGCTCTAGAGAGTGACGCGCTGCCCAAGATCGAGCAGTTCCTGCTGGCGTTTGCGGGAAAGCGCGCCTGGAACGATGCTGCGACGGAACGGCTGACCTCGGCGGGTGAAGAGACGCTCGCAATCCTGTTGCAGGAAAGTGGCAAGGACGAGGCCGCTGATACCGCGCGAAACTTGACCATTAACGCGCGCATGGAAGGCAGTTCGGCAGAGTTGGAATTCGTGACGTCGCTGGAAGGTGAGAACGTGGAAGACTATCTGGCGCACTTGAACGAAATGCCGCCTGTTCCCGATGAGCGCGAGGTGTCGTTCCGCTTGCTGTGGCACTATGCCTCTTCCGTGCGGCACCAGAAGTACCACGGCCTCGACATCATCACGGTGCAGGTGGAGGGCTCAAGCTAAAGGCTCGGCCCCACGCTCGGGGCCGGCTGTGGATGGCTCACGCCGGTTCATGGCACCACGGGCTCGTGTCAGAATGACGCGCCCGGCCCGCCTTGGGCACGGGGCGTTGTTATTCCTGTAAGAGTCAGGTAATTCGTTGACAGAATCCGCTTTCCATTCTGAGGAGTTTACGGCGCATTTCATTCCGAGACGAGCGTCGAACGATGTATGCGGAATCTAGGGTCCCTTCTCAACGCACTTTAGCGGCTTCAGCACACTAGATTCCGCGCTAAGAGCGACTCTTCGCTGCGCTTCGTTCGGAATGACATGTGTACTAGCCATGTCTAACACTGCGGAAGGTTGCTTTTGTACTTGAATCTGTCAACGAACTATCTCACAC
This genomic stretch from Chloroflexota bacterium harbors:
- a CDS encoding methyltransferase domain-containing protein, with the protein product MYQQVQKQFGRAAEAYSQSAAFAEGEDLDWLVEQAGPGQHARALDVGTGAGHAAFALSRAAGQIIGFDITPQMVLTACRNAYERGIAHFAASVGNAEHLPFPDESFSLVVCRYTGHHFQQPARVVQEVSRVLTAGGRFLVVDNTSPDDSIADRWINAVEVLRDPSHVREWSQGEWRGFFHAAGLNFAVTHTWLKMLEFDDWVARQQTPPEAVEELRARFAAAPPALRETFAIAPPQFGLLTRFMVGRKQ
- a CDS encoding c-type cytochrome — translated: MRWGLRVPLALVALVLSLILISACGGGEKAAWSWDEDPTPETVASTDSSTNKKDDACEPMPDCIEVTVDLSKGRAEDGMELFETKGCVACHQVEEGGPGGTIGPLLAGIGDPAARPQLAAGDEGAAGIPNTPENIWRWVQFPQKIKPGTEMAPQPLDEQEAADLVAYLQTLK
- a CDS encoding cytochrome c codes for the protein MRRLVQIAAGLSLVTLLLAALTGCLPWDSQEQSPAQTIANGGSRASAKPLPTVPPGILDKGSASQGQALFASKGCTACHKIGGEGGSAGPALDGIGDRTKRPTLAGNLKNTPGNLWLWITDPRAVKRDTLMASQPLTAQEAADLVAYLETLK
- the ispE gene encoding 4-(cytidine 5'-diphospho)-2-C-methyl-D-erythritol kinase; the encoded protein is MPAREIGITVVVKCFAKINLTLEILGKRADGFHEVRSVMQTVGLADRLEVAAADELSFTCSDPVLAKPENLVYRAARLLQTEFSVRAGAALRLEKRIPVAAGLGGGSSDAAGAIIALNRLWNLQLSLTEMQALAAGLGSDVPFFLTGGTALATGRGERITPLPPLPPHWVVLVPLPITLSTASVYDSVNPFDYTAGVATADIVAAAQHGALSSQTRWHNALERPARALAPALAAAQAALLDAGAPHAHVSGSGPTVFTVCRDEAAARRLADRLRAQGCTAAIVPFVQSGWTWGGAVA
- a CDS encoding sulfatase, which codes for MNVIWIVADTFRRDHIGAYGNPRIHTPSLDALAARSVRFDSHYAAGFPTMPTRADHHTGRWTMSFMGWEPLPAGVNTIAEMLAGHGYHTAASVDTPYYLRDGMNYDRGFQSFFMHRGQDTMWSLIPQPGYHNEALDVREAWRHEADRNAPRTFMTAMQWLEQHYKEDFFLYIDTWDPHEPWDAPAYYTELYWPGYDGELVLPLYGNWHDAPGYDEGQVRKGHATYCGEVTMVDTWLGFLLRFVENMGLTDTTAIIFTTDHGFCFGEHGGLFGKMSGDKRPDGSLRPYGEPGSMWTHSPLYEELVHLPLLVSVPGIAPGPYTGLSSAIDVMPTVLELLGVEIPASVQGRSLAPQMRDTALPGREYVVSSIPFANPGDPVHSVDSLLRTLSAYPVTTITAGEWSLLYSPAAGLSELYNLNSDPHQHSNLIGSHRNEAKELHRFLVEFMGETNVPDRLLQPRLELRV
- a CDS encoding GMC family oxidoreductase N-terminal domain-containing protein, whose protein sequence is MTRRYDHIIVGAGSAGAVLAARLTEDPHRSVLLLEAGADFPSEARVPHPLKYVYGVDTSLWETEHIWKFRARATDEAEIDVPRGKVTGGSSAVNDAQFLRAMPEDFERWASWGNSEWEFAKVLPYLKKLEADADFQSELHGADGPMYFHRFQPGEWGPQQHAFYEACRDAGFPDCPDHNLPHATGVGPLAFNIAGRTRVSTAFAYLNPARVRPGLTIRPRCLVHRIIFQGNRAVGVRAISGNETFDVYGDEVILCAGAIGSPHILALSGIGPAAQSRQFGIPVVHDLPGVGRNLRDHPDVPMAWRTRAGFRLFTSQVATGMVTLRYTASGSPYTNDLVIYMGNYAAERPMRGADHLIPIGIGVSQCLYLALSQGELRLQSDDPRQQPYLDFNLLDDSFDRSRLCESIRTCAGLFQHAAFADMVAERVAPANNVLDDDAALDAWMKREVVTAHHVSSTCKMGPATDPLAVADQYGKVHGVAGLRICDASIMPDTVRANLNHTVIAIAEKMADFIKER
- a CDS encoding acetamidase/formamidase family protein is translated as MRRFTRTPYYDGPHDPERDELRGTLRLGETVVIETVGGHDQDLKIKGELKPGAVMEVGTPRYSRPGGPFYIEGIEPGDWVSIEILDMECGPYGFYRNGGPNWGSVRLIAPVRDGLVHFPPDFVVPERPMVGVVMLESVDPYEIDHGGNMDFNSTRPGSTVHIRAQKAGGLLTLADAHARMSDGELTGTGVEIDTTVTIRVDRSPGFSTSSPVVETTNIVESAEEYLTAGQGRTWTDAVRAAWADMVGLIADRYDTTTEHANLIVGTIGDARPGYSAGDMNHRGRPTESAYVTCQIAVTKELRRTGKPFRA
- a CDS encoding purine/pyrimidine permease, which gives rise to MAAVNVNDNVRYEPDENPPPLVTIGSGIQAAILILAPVVLTVVIVSRIAGQSEGFMTWAIFAALLVSGSTTVLQAVRVGRFGSGHVLMMGTSGAFIAVCVAALKFGGPETMASLIVISSLFQFLLAARLSWLRRIFTPIVTGTVIMLIAATVMPIIFDSLNDVPEGSPQAAAPVAALVTMVIVTAMVVRSPPAWRLWSPIIAIAAGCLVSIPFGIFDFQPLIDAPWIGIPFDGWPGFNVAPGVEFWALLPAFIVVTLVGAIETIGDGVAIQRVSRRNPRATDFRVVQGALNADGVGNLLSGLLATVPNTTYSSSISLAEVTGVAARRIGVVIGVIFVALAFFPKVAALLIAIPAPVAAAYITVLVVLLFVQGMRIVINDGMDHRKAMVVGLSFWIGAGFQSGWIFADLLGEGFLGVLLSNGMTAGAIVAIIVMVFIELTRPRRRRLQVALESDALPKIEQFLLAFAGKRAWNDAATERLTSAGEETLAILLQESGKDEAADTARNLTINARMEGSSAELEFVTSLEGENVEDYLAHLNEMPPVPDEREVSFRLLWHYASSVRHQKYHGLDIITVQVEGSS